The Alosa alosa isolate M-15738 ecotype Scorff River chromosome 8, AALO_Geno_1.1, whole genome shotgun sequence genome contains the following window.
TTGTGGGAGGAGCTCCATGTAAGTGAAAGGACTACGCCACAAGACCAATATTTAGCATTGACCAAGTAGTGCAGGGTATTTATTTCCCAATGACCTTACATGATCCACAACTGTTGCAGTACAGTTGCAGTACGCATGAAATCTTCATTGGAAGTTCACACATGCATACCTTTTCTCTCCTGGTTTGTGTTATTTCCAAAACTATACATACCATTGGTAGCCATGTATAATACATAAAGTATAGTACAATATAATACAGTACCATATaataaaacatttgtttgtttaagcCATATGCTGTGTATTTCACAGTTAGTTAGGCTACTATGTGTATATATTCCTACAACATATCCTTATTGAGTTCCTTAATGAATATGAAGTGAAAACAGCCTAAAAGTATAACAATGCCAGTAACCTGATCATTTTTCTCTGCTAGCATCATTGCTCCCACAAAGAGTTGCAACCAGGAGATCTTACACAGGCTGCATTAGGAATCTGATTGTCAATGAGACTCTCGTCAGCTTCCGCAAAGCAGCTCTGGTCAGTGGAGGTGTCGGCGTTAACTCTTGTCCTGCAGcctaacaacaacaacttcaTCACAACAAAATCTTCCCATGCCATAGCAACAAGATGCTGAATGTCAACAACAACATGCTGATTATCATGTTTGAAAGGTGTTTTGTATTAAATGCCATTATCATTCTTGTGTCCTAATGGGAGTGTCTGTTGTGTTGTCAGTATGTTGCATaaaacacttttgtccaaaaccaTCTTGCACTTGTGAGTCACTTATGTTATGAAATCTATAAACAGAAATATTTTTCACTACTGAAAATACCACAACTGATATGACAACCAAATTAAGTTTCCTGATCAGAGCTCAAGCAGTAGCCTAGACTAACCTTTTTTTTCCTCACAAATATCGCCCTTCATATCTAATAGCATATTATGCTGCatatcatttcatgtattaacaAACTTTCTATCCTTTGGAATTATATTTTTCTTTACTATGGAAATTTGGTTCTACAATAAATCCTGCCCATGTACGCGTCTGGTTATCCATCTGTACAGATACGCTTGCAACTTTTAAAACTCACTTACAAACTGCAATTTTGAAAGTCTTACTATAAAGAAAATAGAGACTGATGGAGAGAAATTgtaacctgactccgccagatggatttgCTCCGCATATGATCTGCGAGTGAAACCTTGaaagatcaggatggtctcacgaggctagaGAAATTGGACCAATGTCCTGCatgatgtcctgtgtgtgtgtatgtgcgcgcgcgcgcgcgctaCCTTGTTCTGCTAGGATGTTggcttttactgtctatggatgTTGGTCTGGTCAGATTTGGGAGCAGCCTGTATTCGTCTCAGCGTACATACCTTAGCCCAATTATGCTATTTTTATCATGCTGTCCTAGAAGGATATGGAGGTGCCATTAAAAacatataggctaggctattaaTTAGAAATGtataaaacagaaaacaacaagGTTGAATTTACGATAGTATACAGATAATACTTTAGGCATACATATTTCGTCTACGTGTAGTTCTTTACTTCTTGACGccaaacaataaaaaacaagaatattttaGTGTGATTGGTTGGTCCCATACATGACGTCATCAGGAAGCGTCAGTTTCAAGCACTGGCGCGGAGCATAGCGGCAAATTTCATCTGAGTTTGAGATTTATGGAGAATATTAATATGACATACTTCTATCACCTCACGACTAACTGATTTCTCTCGACATGACACAGTCTATCGTTGTTCAAGGTAATATGTTAATAGTTTGCCATACAACATCAAACTGTCAAACAGCTGAAGAAGCAACAGCATCTCCAGCGATAGCAATAGCAAAGATGTTGTTGGTCAGACAGGGACATCGattagtctgtgtgtatgaatatcaataaaatactTTTCTGTCATGTTAGAACATCTTATTCTAACCAGTTGTTTTGACAGTTGGACAGTGTGGTAATCAAGTTGGCTGCAGGTTCTGGGACCTTGCTCTGAGGGAACACGCACATGTAAATAAGGTAATACGATGGCTGGTCAAAGACCCCGAAAGTACCCAACTTGGTATGACAGAGTCAAGAATAAGATAAGCTAAGCTCAATGCAAtgaagtgttaaaaaatgtTCTATTTGATAGCCTAGCAATGTAGCATTCCATGTGTGtcagaaatatatatattttgggtGCGTTCGTAAATTTCCACTCCGAGCGCTCCGAGCACACTTAACCGTTCGTGAATTCGGAATGAGTGTTTATGGTTTATTCAGAGCTTCACACTCTCGGAGCATCCAGAGTGTGTCAGATTAAATTTATGAACGCACCCTTTGTCAGCTATTTAAGTATACTGAAGATGTGACCTAACATTTGTCTATGTCTATGCAACATTCCCTTTATGACAGACGTGACAAAACATTGGCCAATGTCATTGCACACAATAGTGTCAAGTCGAATTCCCTGTCGTTTCACTCTGTTGTTACGTACTGTGTTGTACCGATCATGTGGTCTTTCATGCCGTTTGATTGACAGCTGTGTCCATGAATTTGTACATCCAACTGCATCAATCCCCCCTTCTAGTCTATTTGTATGGCCTAGTTAGCCTACATGAAGCGATTACAATTTTTTTAAAAGGTAGCCTACTGTTGAGTGCTGTCCTTGATTTTAAAGCCTGAATGATTCAGCACCCAGTATAACCGACAATAAAATTGTATTCCAATCCATTTATTTACTAGATAGCCTCGTTAATATTTAGTGTACCTACCGGTATACCACTCTAAATacattaggattaggattactTCATAAATACAAGTCCCATTGTTTACCTACATCCAAAACCATTCTTTATTATTCTGCTTACAATAAATAAGCATTTTAGAGCCTGCAGGTCCAAGGTTGATGCTTGGTTGATGTGCAAATTCAATGAGATGACATGAACACACCTGTCAATCAAACCGCATGAAATACGACATATCTGATCGATACAACACTGTCAAACGACAGGAAAGTCGACATGCACAACATCAGAGTGAAACGACAGAAGTCAACACAAATAACAGCATATTTTCTGCCAACCTTGAGCCGACCCTCTGATAAGCACTCGGTAGCCATACAGACGGAACAAGACCTCAACAACTCGGCTAAATAAAAACACTCTACACAAACTGAAACAGAGTCATGCCGAACCCCCCCTGTTGTAGGGCCCACTGACAATCACCCAGtatgttatcacaaagggtctcaatGTCTCTACAACAGTTAAAGACCTAGCCTTATCCGatcatttctgtgtgttcttCAATGTGTCTGTCACCACACACTGAGAACAAATCTATGATAGTAAAAAGAAGactcataaacaaacacacaagtgctctctttgagcaagcgcTCTCACAGACATCTAGTGAACTCTCATAATCAGTAGATGATCTGTTGGATCATTTTAACTCAAAAATGGCTAATGGATGATAATGCTCCATTAAAATTCAAGACAGTTAAGGACAAGCAGAAAGAAGACATGCTCCGCATGTATAattctgaaatatgcaaagcaagacagtctatCTTCTCAGCAGTAGAAATACAAATAACTCTCGCATACTATTTTCAACTGTGGAGAAgttaacacccccccccccctacctcACAATTAGCACCTATGCAATGAGTGTGCATCTTTTTTCAAATTGATAAAATCAGACTGAACATATCTTCTCAACATCTGGAACTTCCAGCTTCAAGGGAAGGGGAActtaacttgatgtcagagtttaGTTTGATAGACTATGAAACTTGTAAAAACTGTCCAGAACCTCAACTCCTCCACATGTAGTGTCTAAGCCACATGTGGAGGagttgattttttaaaaatcggTTCTTCACCTCATAGCAGCAGATGTGCTTCACATTCTAAATGCATTATTACTGTCTCGCACATTTCCTAAGTCCCTGAAAATAGCTGTTGTAAAGCcccttctcaagaagaataacttaGATGCCACCATGCTACAACATGGGCAGggcaggcccatatccaatctaccttttattggcaaaattattgaaaaaattGTCTCTAATCAAGTAAATATGTCTATATGCGCTATATAAGTTGACCTGACAGAATCAAAGGACAAGGACGACGACATGCACAACAGCAGAATCAAGCGATACCATAGGATCAGCAGTTTATGGGGTTCCAAATGAGGTGTCATTTAAATTTGACTTGACACAAACAATGGTTTTGTAAGGTGAGCAATAACAAACACTTCAACGTTTTGTCACGTCTGTCATAAAGTGAATGTTGCATATACATAGACAAATGTAAGGTCGCATCTTCAGTAGACAAAAACAGTCGACAATAAATATTTCCTATCTGgttcgttgtgtgtgtgttgtttttctttttcttaacTGTATTTCTCTGAAAGCTATTTaaatctatatatctatatttttGTGTTGATCTAGAAAGGAATATATGATGAAGCCTTGAGTAGCTTCTTTCGAAATGTTGACACCAGGTAATTAATGCCAACCCCTTTGTGATCCAGCCATTCATTTGGATAGTTTTGCATAATTCCCAAAGACTCTGACATGGGAGCATATCACTGTCTATTGATTTCCAGGAGAAGCGACGGGGGAGCGGCCCAAATCACAGGGGGGAAGATTAGTACCCTGAAAGCCAGGGTAAATTCCTGAGGTGATATATGGGTCACTGTGTTTGGGAGTGACCCTTCATCTCAGCAGGGGATTGTGGTGTTTTTCTGCAGGCTGTGCTGGTAGACATGGAGGAAGGAGTGGTGAATGAGATTCTTCAGGGGCCACTAAGGGAGGTGTTCGACAGCACACAGCTAATCACGGATGTCTCAGGATCAGGGAACAACTGGTGAGGAAATATTAGAACATTCCAGTACCAAATGGAAGGGACGACTAATTTGTATGACATCTGGGATTATCACTTATGCTGTTAATGGAAAGTATCACAAAATAACCTAGGATTTATAAGTGCAAACATAGGTAGTAAATAACTTATTAATGATTAGTACACCAcaatttgtttacatgttttgttgttgttgttgtttcatgTAGCTCTTGGAGGACATGAAATGATCACTAACCAAAATGCACAGAGCACAAGtcaaaaatgaaatataaattagAAAACTGAACTCCGCTCCATCAAATCAGAATGACAAATGTCGGAAATCAGATGTCACTACTTACAGTAATGCACATGCGGAAGCCGAGAACGATCATTTTTTGATGTTGTTATCGGAAGATTTTCTCAAGATAAGAGATGGTTATAAACAATTTCATTTTCTCTGGATAATTAGGGAGAACTAGACTATTTGGTAGATGGCTTCTCAGATTTCCTGTACATTGATAcaactgttggttgttccaaacttttccatttgagaatgatggaggctaccgtGCTCTTGGACACttccaatgctgcagaaattttcttgtacccttccccagatctgtgtcttcacacaaccctgtctcgcgggtctacggacaattctctcaacctcgtggcttggttttcactctgacatacaccatctaCTGTGAGACCTTActgtatataaagagatgtgtgaaTTCATTTaagcacaggtggactccaatcaagttgtagaagcatctcaaaaACCATTGATAGAAgcaggatgcaccagagctcaattacaagtgtcataacaaagggtctgaatacttatgtaaatggaatatttcagtctttttttatatataaatttacaaaacacttaaaatactTGCTTTTTCATggggtgttggagtattgtgtgtagattgaggaggaaaaaaattgaatccattttgagatgagtctgaaacataaagtgaagcgctgtgaatactcTCCGTATGCACTGCACATATAAATTCCAATATACGGTAGGTGGGGAAATGCAGACATATGAAAATAAGAATGAAGgtgttctttctgtctgtgtataaGGAGgtgttctttctgtctgtgtataaGGAGgtgttctttctgtctgtgtataaGGATTCTCCCTCTTTTTTGGTAAAAAAAGCACAGGCCTCTGCAATTGTGTAAGTAGATACATTGTGTGTGCTAGCAAATATGGTCTCAAAAGTGAAAGCCTTGAGTCCTCTGTTGTTACTCATGTATTCAGATGCATGGCTCAATTCAGCACAATTCAGCAAGAACTTGGAAAGCATCTGCTGTGCTCACAGCAGGACTTCCCTGGGAAGCCATATAATGCAGACAGTTGCTGTCAGCTGTCAGAATGATCTAGACCCACCCTATACGTCCCCTGCTGTCCTCACGTGGATTCAGGCTGCCACGTTTCACAACCAAACGTTTCACAACAGTTTGAACTTGCTTAATACACATAATCAGTCGATGAGattatatacattatacatgtaaacaataattTAGTTACTTAAAAAAACGAAATGTTAAAAAGTTTCCTGTTGTCGATGTGCATAGCATGTCCTGATTGTAGATTATGGAAGCTTTGATTAAGTGAGGCATCGATCATCATATCGTGGAAAGATAAAATGCAAACAGAAGCATATGTTTCTTTTTCAAGGCTACTGAAAGGCCAAGCACCAGGTGCAAGGACTCTGGAGAGAGACATACAGTGTCTAGTAAAGGAAATAAATTAGAGGTCTCAACCTTGACCTTCAAAGGCTCTACATGGCATATTTACCCTTAAGGGCATGTATCTCCAAACAGATAAGGACATTTAGGAGAAGCGGCATTgtaaattaaaggagaattccggtgtgatattgacctaaagtgtgttgaaacatgataccgagtgtgaacgtatgtctcatagcccatctcggcttgtcccctgcactccaaaatctgccgttagttagccgatgctaccaacagcttttttcaatggtggtgcccgacatcgggctagccatgcaaataaatcactgttttacaccattttacgagactcaatgtatctccacacttcattggtagacttcgagggccctgacatttaaaagcgagacattgagaactttgaaaaagctggtagtttacttacaaggcgatttatacagacagtatcttccgcgaagtttagcgtttgcagccatcttgaatttagtcacgataagtagAGCAGCGAAAGTAAGAATAAACAGGTTCAacaagggatcagattccaaaaataattcagtggaaatgcagcaactggaatccatgcatttccactgaattatttttggaatctgatcccttgtCCCATTCTTGATCCCATTCTTACTCGTGGCTCGACTTATcgcgtgactaaattcaagatggctgcaaacgcttaaacttcgcggaagatactgtctgtataaatcgtcttgtaagtaaactaccagtgcttttcaaagttctcaatgtctcgttttaaatgtcggggccctcgaagtctaccaatgaagtgtggagatacattgagcctcgtgaaatggtgtaaaacagtgatttatttgcatggttagcccgGATGTCAacaccaccattgaaaagctgttggtagcatcggctaactagccagattttggagtgcaggggacaagccgagatgggctatgagacatgcTCACActcgtatcatgtttcaacacactttaggtcaatatcacaccggaattctcctttaagtcacATTGACAATGACCTcgaattcttatattttgagtTAAAAGCCAAATCCCATATCCTAAATATAAGTCACACAGCTATTCTAGTTTTTGGTCTTCTGCAGttaaaacatttgacacatgTTTTACACGTTTACTTTACACGTTGTCACCCTCAGGGCCGTGGGGCACTGGACGTACGGCTCGACCTACCGGGAGCAGATCGTGGAGCAGGTGCGGCGTGCAGCGGAGCACTGTGACTGCCTGCAGTGCTTCTTCCTCATTCATTCCATGGGTGGAGGTGAGCGCAGCATCCTACCCCCTGCAGTGCTGCACCTCTCAAACAATAGCTCTGTGTAAACCTGAGCTCTGTACACCTCAGTCTAAGGCAGACCTGCCATAAGTTAATCTCTCTGCTGATTGGCTGTGCAGGCACGGGCTCGGGCCTGGGCACATACGTGCTGAAGCTTCTAGAAGAGGAGTTCCCTGAGGTATACCGCATTGTGACCTCAGTGTACCCCTCCGCTGAGGACGACGTTATCACCTCGCCGTACAACAGCATATTGGCCATGAGAGAGCTAACAGAACACGCAGACTGTGTTCTACCTGTGgagaatcaggtgtgtgtgtgtgtgtgtgtgtgtgtcagtatgtgtctgtttaGGATGTTCAACAATATAAAGTGTCATGTATTTGTGTACCGGTATGTTTATGAATTCCTCTTTTCTGTATCTTTCCTGGCCAGTCTTTGGTGGACATTGTGAATAAAATCCGGCACATGTCCCAGTCCGGTAAAGGCGGCTCTGTGATTAAGAAGGACAGCACAGTCATCTCCAGTAAGGGCGGGGTCAGTGGGGTGGAGAAGCCCTTCGATGCCATGAACAACATCGTGGCCAATCTGTTACTC
Protein-coding sequences here:
- the tube1 gene encoding tubulin epsilon chain, producing the protein MTQSIVVQVGQCGNQVGCRFWDLALREHAHVNKKGIYDEALSSFFRNVDTRRSDGGAAQITGGKISTLKARAVLVDMEEGVVNEILQGPLREVFDSTQLITDVSGSGNNWAVGHWTYGSTYREQIVEQVRRAAEHCDCLQCFFLIHSMGGGTGSGLGTYVLKLLEEEFPEVYRIVTSVYPSAEDDVITSPYNSILAMRELTEHADCVLPVENQSLVDIVNKIRHMSQSGKGGSVIKKDSTVISSKGGVSGVEKPFDAMNNIVANLLLNITSSARFEGSLNMDMNEITMNLVPFPRLHYLVPSLTPLYTLADVNIPTRRLDQMFSDAFSKDHQLIRADPKHSLYLACALMVRGNVQVSDLRRNIERLRPTLPFVSWNQEGWKTGLCSVPPVGHTHALLALANNTCVRPTFSELRERFSKLYRKKAHLHHYLHVEGMEQACFSEALSSLSSLIEEYSQLDATKGACMPDAPRLSIAT